Proteins from a genomic interval of Yarrowia lipolytica chromosome 1E, complete sequence:
- a CDS encoding uncharacterized protein (Truncated form of YALI0E18986g, highly similar to uniprot|P04838 Saccharomyces cerevisiae YLL039c UBI4 ubiquitin) gives MQIFVKTLTGKTITLEVESSDTIDKRQVQDSGQGGIPPDSSDCFRGKQLEDGRTPVLTTNIQKDHSPSRSPTPRGYFLKTLTGKTITLEVESSTPSTMSSPNQDKRGIPTKATDFCW, from the exons ATGCAGATTTTCGTCAAGACGCTGACCGGTAAGACCATCACGCTTGAGG TCGAGTCCTCCGACACCATCGACAAACGTCAAGTCCAAGATtcaggacaaggaggaatTCCTCCGGACAGCAGCGACTGTTTTCGCGGTAAGCAGCTCGAGGATGGCCGAACCCCTGTCCTGACTACAAACATTCAGAAGGACCACTCTCCATCTCGTTCTCCGACTCCGAGGGGTTATTTTCTCAAGACTCTGACTGGAAAGACCATCACTCTCGAGGTTGAGTCTTCCACACCATCGACAATGTCAAGTCCAAATCAGGACAAGAGGGGAATTCCCACCAAGGCGACTGATTTTTGCTGGTAA